One Rosa chinensis cultivar Old Blush chromosome 5, RchiOBHm-V2, whole genome shotgun sequence genomic region harbors:
- the LOC121049627 gene encoding WD repeat-containing protein 48-like, which produces MFQSLLLDSTGRFCLSGSSDSMIRLWDLGQQRCVHSYAVHTDSVWALASTPTFSHVYSGGRDLSLYLTDLTTRESLLLCQGEHPILQLALDDDSIWVATTDSLVNRWPAEGRNPQKIIQRGAVWGLLKHCGCR; this is translated from the exons ATGTTCCAATCTCTGCTTCTTGATTCTACTGGCAG GTTTTGCTTATCAGGATCTTCTGATTCAATGATTAG ACTATGGGATCTTGGTCAGCAAAGATGCGTGCATTCTTATGCGGTGCACACAGATTCTGTTTGGGCACTTGCCAGTACGCCAACGTTTAGTCATGTATATAGTGGTGGGAGAGACCTTTCT TTGTACTTGACAGACTTGACCACAAGAGAGAGTCTTTTGCTTTGCCAAGGAGAACATCCCATTCTGCAGTTGGCTCTAGATGATGATAGCATATGGGTTGCAACAACAGATTCTTTAGTTAATAGATGGCCTGCTGAGGGGCGCAATCCTCAGAAAATTATCCAAAGAG GAGCGGTATGGGGATTACTGAAGCATTGCGGTTGCAGGTAG